Proteins co-encoded in one Colletes latitarsis isolate SP2378_abdomen chromosome 2, iyColLati1, whole genome shotgun sequence genomic window:
- the Yippee gene encoding yippee zinc finger protein — protein sequence MGVIFLEHIGGTRLFSCAACDTNLTNRGQLISTRFTGATGRAFLFNKVVNLNYSEVQDRVMLTGRHMVRDVSCKNCDAKLGWVYEFATDDNQRYKEGRVILERALVTESDGMDNNI from the exons ATGGGTGTAATTTTCTTGGAACACATCGGAGGTACTCGGCTATTCTCTTGCGCTGCCTGTGACACCAATCTCACAAACAGAGGTCAGCTGATAAGCACGCGTTTTACTGGCGCTACGGGTCGTGCTTTTCTATTTAACAAAGTCGTCAACTTAAATTACAG CGAGGTACAGGATAGAGTGATGTTGACGGGTCGTCACATGGTCCGAGATGTCAGCTGCAAAAACTGTGATGCTAAACTTGGGTGGGTGTATGAATTTGCAACAGACGATAATCAACGATACAAGGAAGGCCGTGTCATCCTGGAGCGTGCTTTAGTCACAGAGAGTGATGGAATGGATAACAATATTTAA
- the Smg gene encoding sterile alpha motif domain containing protein 4 smaug: MKWSPGALFCEQVGELTRVFSQWNECEQTVVLYALLRRIPAVQARFLAQAVQHSLHSVSELDTQELNANNPAFINSLLSESTEVAINQLLTHLPLLRPGNVECKQCYLVAIPELVSHCVTTGQYTEQTQQLLSYTLIHPAITSQDRRSLTQWLRHLEERISGTPPIHSLEEYTNNTVRWDNAWQRNSKQQQNDQTNLFGTQPGTAFNLQFPPPVTRQRRSNSLTRPVAPPHHLEVVDRSNNVNCSTGHKPRSFSISGDHMSNLIGLSPLSPQSSCASSGSEGRLDEASNLSLASGMRDVPSWLKTLRLHKYSYLFVTLSYEEMLQLTEDQLAEQGVTKGARHKLALSIAKLQQRYSTLLNLEKDLLQPTRDSTQSASFLQGPTVLVNTIDELKTILATPMKPSQEKDPQDIPAQFTKVLGKLCSRMALDSVDDGILCACINILEKVLQHDCFTPNQKEKVQQWRSRLGNPRPTPKWQHNYGYNNRRYCNPQQHNRKPSLNLGHIHNTHPQNNSFVVSTHRNSISIPYLQNNQNQSVNQNTLRSVHATEKRPSLQESSLQQLQRTLQRTYSAPRDHFLGQSGNTSETTEPEINSRLESLCLRMTEQAIGGFGEA; encoded by the exons ATGAAGTGGTCACCAGGTGCTCTGTTCTGTGAACAAGTAGGTGAACTCACTCGAGTGTTCTCCCAGTGGAACGAGTGCGAACAAACTGTGGTTCTATATGCTCTACTTCGTCGCATTCCTGCAGTTCAAGCAAGGTTTCTTGCGCAAGCAGTACAGCATTCCTTGCACTCTGTTTCCGAATTGGATACACAGGAATTAAATGCCAATAATCCAG CGTTTATTAACTCGCTGCTCTCAGAATCGACAGAAGTTGCTATCAATCAACTTTTAACGCACTTGCCATTATTAAGGCCTGGGAATGTAGAGTGCAAACAATGCTACCTAGTAGCTATACCAGAATTAGTAAGCCACTGTGTAACTACAGGGCAATATACTGAACAAACTCAACAACTTTTAAGTTATACATTGATCCATCCAGCTATAACTAGTCAAGATAGACGTTCTTTGACTCAATGGCTTCGACATCTTGAAGAACGTATTAGCGGTACACCACCGATACATAGTCTCGAAGAGTACACCAATAATACTGTTAG gTGGGACAATGCGTGGCAGCGAAATTCTAAACAGCAGCAAAACGATCAGACAAATTTATTTGGCACACAACCAGGTACTGCCTTCAATTTGCAATTTCCTCCGCCCGTAACTCGTCAACGTCGGTCAAATAGTTTAACACGACCGGTTGCTCCTCCTCATCATTTAGAAGTCGTTGATCGCAGTAATAACGTAAATTGCTCAACGGGACACAAACCACGGAGTTTTAGCATCTCAGGAGACCATATGA GCAATCTTATTGGATTAAGCCCATTGAGTCCTCAGAGCTCTTGTGCAAGTAGCGGTAGCGAAGGCCGTTTAGACGAAGCTTCTAATCTATCACTTGCTAGTGGTATGAGAG ACGTTCCATCATGGCTTAAAACCTTACGTCTTCATAAATATAGCTATCTATTTGTTACTCTCAGTTACGAAGAAATGCTTCAACTGACAGAGGATCAATTAGCCGAGCAAGGCGTGACAAAGGGGGCCAGACACAAATTGGCCCTTTCCATTGCGAAATTGCAGCAGCGCTACTCGACGCTTTTAAATTTAGAGAAAGACTTACTTCAACCAACGCGCGACAGTACACAATCAGCATCGTTTTTACAAGGACCAACAGTACTGGTCAACACTATCGACGAATTGAAAACAATCTTAGCTACGCCTATGAAGCCAAGCCAAGAAAAAGATCCTCAAGACATACCTGCGCAATTCACCAAGGTTCTTGGAAAAT TGTGTAGCAGAATGGCATTGGATAGCGTGGATGATGGCATTTTGTGCGCTTGTATTAACATATTAGAGAAAGTATTGCAGCATGATTGCTTTACTCCAAATCAGAAGGAAAAGGTACAACAATGGCGCAGCAGACTCGGAAATCCACGACCTACTCCAAA GTGGCAACATAATTACGGATATAACAACAGAAGATACTGTAACCCGCAGCAGCACAATAGAAAGCCAAGTTTGAACTTAGGACACATTCATAACACGCATCCGCAAAACAATTCATTTGTGGTTAGCACCCACAGAAACAGTATATCTATCCCGTATTTACAAAATAATCAGAACCAAAGTGTAAATCAGAATACTTTACGTTCAGTTCATGCAACCGAGAAACGACCTAGCT